From one Bacteroidota bacterium genomic stretch:
- a CDS encoding dienelactone hydrolase family protein → MVTRSDLIMLEVTDGTAMQAYCAQPAGGPMRAGLIVGQEAYGVNSHIKNICDRLAGEGYVAIAPEFLHRTTGPGSVWTYTDFESARPHVMALTQETIAADLAATFHHLRSMSNEPFPIGSIGFCMGGRVSFLANVTLPIVAGVSFYAGGMMPLLPRASEVHAPHLFVWGGLDKSITHEHVEAVAAAMKGAGKEFVSAEFSHAEHGFHCDERAAYNPRAATEAWALSMAFLRNRLLV, encoded by the coding sequence ATGGTGACGAGATCGGATCTGATCATGCTCGAGGTTACCGATGGGACAGCCATGCAAGCATACTGCGCGCAGCCAGCTGGCGGGCCAATGCGCGCGGGGCTCATCGTCGGCCAGGAGGCATACGGAGTAAATTCACACATTAAAAATATTTGCGACCGACTTGCCGGTGAGGGATATGTCGCGATTGCACCCGAATTCTTACACCGCACAACCGGGCCGGGGTCTGTGTGGACATATACCGACTTCGAATCTGCCCGACCGCATGTGATGGCGCTGACCCAGGAAACGATTGCAGCAGACCTCGCTGCGACATTCCATCATCTGCGGAGCATGAGTAACGAGCCGTTCCCGATCGGCTCGATCGGTTTTTGCATGGGTGGTCGTGTCTCGTTCCTTGCGAACGTCACGCTGCCGATCGTAGCAGGAGTATCGTTCTACGCAGGTGGGATGATGCCGCTCTTACCGCGCGCAAGCGAAGTTCATGCGCCTCATCTCTTCGTATGGGGCGGTCTGGACAAAAGTATTACCCACGAACACGTCGAAGCGGTCGCAGCGGCGATGAAAGGGGCAGGAAAGGAGTTCGTGAGTGCGGAATTCTCGCATGCCGAGCACGGATTTCACTGCGACGAGCGGGCGGCGTATAACCCACGCGCCGCAACAGAAGCGTGGGCACTTTCGATGGCATTTCTTCGAAATCGGCTGCTCGTATAA
- the hflX gene encoding GTPase HflX: MKETFEYFQTNKPRERAAIITLVRSPQSRPETEDHLDELERLADTAGADVLVRLTQERPLPDVALYLGKGKVEELRKHVEMLELQLVLFDDDLSPVQVRNLEQELKVKVLDRTGLILDIFASRARTREAKTQIELAQLEYYLPRLTRQWTHLSKQYGGIGTKGPGETQIETDRRLIKTRISKLKEKLVQIARQHETRREGRSDELARVALVGYTNAGKSSLLNTLSSAGVFVEDRLFATLDATTRSVDVPEDRKILLTDTVGFIRKLPAKLVASFRTTLSEVVGADILLHVVDASSLDLEEHIAVVNETIQELGASDKPVILVFNKTDLVDKEDRERLNEIAARFPHHVFVSAERGYGIPTLRHEISVLLNEASSEMEVEVPMDHYEIASRLHELAEVKERRYTDRSVLLKLLVHRRNVSRVERLLARAA; encoded by the coding sequence TTGAAAGAAACATTCGAGTATTTCCAAACGAACAAGCCGCGTGAACGAGCTGCTATCATTACGCTCGTGCGCTCTCCACAGTCCCGACCCGAAACAGAAGATCACCTCGACGAACTGGAGCGACTTGCCGACACCGCCGGTGCCGATGTGCTCGTGCGCCTGACGCAGGAGCGCCCATTGCCGGATGTTGCGTTATATCTCGGCAAAGGCAAGGTCGAAGAACTTCGGAAACATGTCGAGATGCTTGAACTGCAACTCGTGCTCTTCGATGACGATCTTTCGCCGGTGCAGGTGCGAAACCTGGAGCAGGAATTGAAAGTGAAGGTGCTGGATCGCACGGGCCTTATTCTCGATATCTTCGCCTCACGCGCTCGTACACGCGAAGCAAAGACACAGATCGAGCTGGCGCAGTTGGAGTATTATCTGCCGAGACTGACACGTCAATGGACGCACTTGTCCAAACAATATGGCGGAATCGGCACGAAAGGTCCTGGCGAAACGCAGATCGAAACCGATCGTCGGCTTATCAAAACGCGCATCTCGAAGCTGAAAGAGAAACTGGTTCAGATCGCTCGTCAACACGAGACTCGGCGCGAAGGCCGCAGCGATGAGCTTGCGCGTGTTGCACTCGTTGGCTATACTAACGCCGGGAAGTCGTCACTCCTGAATACGCTCTCGAGTGCAGGTGTGTTCGTCGAAGATCGTCTCTTCGCTACGCTCGACGCAACGACACGGTCGGTAGATGTGCCGGAAGATCGTAAAATTCTGCTGACCGATACGGTGGGTTTTATTCGCAAACTACCCGCGAAACTCGTTGCCTCCTTCCGTACTACACTCAGCGAAGTTGTCGGGGCCGACATTCTCTTGCATGTGGTCGATGCGAGCTCGCTTGATCTTGAAGAGCATATTGCTGTCGTGAACGAAACGATCCAAGAGCTTGGTGCAAGCGACAAGCCCGTGATCTTAGTGTTCAATAAGACCGATTTGGTCGATAAAGAAGACCGAGAACGCCTGAACGAGATTGCCGCCCGATTCCCGCATCATGTGTTTGTAAGCGCAGAGCGAGGGTACGGCATTCCGACGCTCCGCCATGAAATCTCCGTGCTCCTCAACGAAGCGTCAAGCGAAATGGAAGTCGAGGTGCCGATGGATCATTACGAGATCGCATCGCGGTTGCATGAGCTTGCGGAAGTAAAGGAACGTCGCTATACCGACCGGTCGGTGCTCTTGAAATTGCTCGTCCATCGCCGAAATGTCTCTCGCGTCGAACGCTTGCTCGCTCGCGCCGCATAG